A single Streptomyces sp. 2114.4 DNA region contains:
- a CDS encoding RimK family alpha-L-glutamate ligase, which translates to MRLCFLVEEQYRHDGMPLDVIRQLGSWGHQVDVVWPGRSLIPISEAIEAGSHDAWVLKTVSGGPGLTLLEAAASVGLTTVNDVRAIRGVRDKALAAVIARRSGLPVPVTYAAARPEEFAEIPEVEFPLVVKPADGSSGRAVRLVATPDRLLDPVETAGAGDVGAPGGGLLIAQPYVPNSGTDLKVYSVAGELYATERCSPLHPAHAVRERQVPLTPDIARITAEIGTVFGLDLYGVDILLGPDGPVVVDINDFPSFRQVPDAVARVSAAILDLARHGRAGQGAGPATPGPAEVKPGAVARPGAAPATPPFTAPPVPRPSRPAASIGGGR; encoded by the coding sequence ATGAGACTCTGCTTCCTGGTGGAGGAGCAGTACCGCCACGACGGCATGCCGTTGGACGTCATCCGCCAACTCGGCTCCTGGGGACACCAGGTGGACGTGGTGTGGCCCGGCCGCTCGCTCATCCCCATATCCGAGGCGATCGAGGCCGGCAGCCATGACGCCTGGGTCCTCAAGACCGTCTCCGGCGGTCCGGGGCTGACGCTGCTGGAAGCCGCCGCCTCCGTCGGGCTGACGACGGTGAACGATGTCCGGGCGATCCGCGGCGTACGGGACAAGGCGCTGGCCGCGGTGATCGCCCGCCGCAGCGGGCTGCCCGTCCCGGTGACGTATGCGGCGGCCCGCCCGGAGGAGTTCGCGGAGATCCCCGAGGTGGAGTTCCCTCTCGTGGTGAAGCCCGCTGACGGCAGTTCCGGGCGTGCCGTGCGGCTGGTGGCGACGCCGGACCGGCTGCTGGATCCCGTGGAGACGGCCGGCGCCGGGGACGTGGGCGCGCCGGGCGGGGGACTGCTTATCGCCCAGCCCTATGTGCCCAACTCCGGTACGGATCTGAAGGTGTACAGCGTCGCGGGTGAGCTGTACGCGACCGAGCGGTGTTCTCCGCTGCATCCCGCGCATGCCGTACGCGAACGTCAGGTACCGCTCACCCCCGACATCGCCCGGATCACCGCCGAGATCGGCACGGTGTTCGGCCTCGATCTGTACGGGGTCGACATTCTGCTCGGGCCGGACGGCCCGGTGGTCGTGGACATCAATGACTTCCCGAGCTTCCGTCAGGTACCGGACGCGGTCGCCCGGGTGTCCGCCGCGATCCTGGACCTCGCCCGTCATGGGAGGGCGGGGCAGGGGGCCGGGCCGGCGACGCCGGGACCTGCCGAGGTGAAGCCGGGTGCCGTGGCGAGGCCGGGTGCGGCCCCCGCGACGCCCCCGTTCACCGCTCCGCCCGTGCCCCGCCCCAGCCGGCCCGCGGCCTCGATCGGTGGTGGCCGGTGA
- a CDS encoding RimK family alpha-L-glutamate ligase → MRIGLVTGDPGHPLLAAVTELLTPEHQVVWLDPGGEGQGPDPVLAASPALSSLADVYLLKARTPRALALAALLEEHGVPVLNSAAATARCQDRVEMAAVARAAGLPFAGTAAVATVGELVAAGEPDGPLVIKSRFSRRHDLVARADGAVRLRELATDWPDEPVVVQEFTANSGWDHKLWVVDGQLFAGLRRSELSPDGRGPTLPLPVGELPESWTGAALRAGEVFGLDVYGVDVLDAGGGAPLIVDINAFPGIRGQAGAPEALAQLALRTAARGRRPDADERGADERGAYAPGTHESGVGENSAGESGAGESGAGERKVAEVGEK, encoded by the coding sequence GTGAGGATCGGGCTGGTCACCGGGGATCCCGGACATCCGCTGCTGGCCGCGGTCACCGAGCTGCTGACCCCGGAGCACCAGGTCGTATGGCTGGATCCGGGCGGCGAGGGGCAGGGCCCGGATCCGGTCCTCGCTGCCTCGCCCGCTCTGTCGTCGCTCGCCGATGTCTATCTCCTCAAGGCACGTACGCCCCGGGCGCTGGCGCTCGCCGCCCTCCTGGAGGAGCACGGTGTCCCGGTGCTCAACTCCGCGGCGGCGACCGCGCGATGCCAGGACCGGGTCGAGATGGCGGCGGTGGCTCGCGCGGCCGGGCTGCCGTTCGCCGGTACCGCCGCAGTGGCCACGGTCGGGGAGCTGGTCGCGGCCGGCGAACCGGACGGGCCCCTGGTGATCAAGAGCCGGTTCAGCCGGCGCCATGACCTCGTGGCCCGTGCCGACGGCGCCGTACGACTGCGGGAGCTGGCGACCGACTGGCCCGATGAGCCGGTGGTGGTCCAGGAGTTCACCGCGAACAGCGGCTGGGACCACAAGCTGTGGGTGGTCGACGGGCAGCTCTTCGCCGGATTGCGCCGGTCGGAGCTGTCCCCGGACGGCCGTGGGCCGACGTTGCCGCTGCCGGTCGGTGAGCTGCCCGAGAGCTGGACCGGCGCCGCGCTCCGGGCCGGCGAGGTCTTCGGTCTGGACGTCTACGGGGTGGACGTTCTGGACGCCGGCGGTGGCGCGCCCCTCATCGTGGACATCAATGCCTTCCCCGGCATTCGCGGCCAGGCCGGCGCCCCGGAGGCGCTGGCACAGCTCGCCCTGCGCACGGCCGCAAGGGGCCGGCGCCCCGACGCCGACGAACGAGGCGCCGACGAACGAGGCGCCTACGCACCAGGCACCCACGAAAGCGGCGTCGGTGAAAACAGCGCCGGTGAAAGCGGCGCCGGTGAAAGCGGCGCCGGTGAAAGGAAAGTGGCAGAAGTCGGCGAGAAGTAA